In one window of Paraflavitalea soli DNA:
- a CDS encoding RNA polymerase sigma factor — protein sequence MPFVQPYNEQELLLRIAAGDQEAYRQIFESYWDKVYGIGLRLTKSPELAKDLAQETFIKIWNNRDKLPAVTNFSAFIFTVSRHLVIDHLRKHVFTASNEDYLTAYFSDDAISPQEKTEYKELEKLMHRAIDNLPPQLQQVFRLSRIEGLTHAEIALRMNITRITSKSYMVRALYAIRKYLAQYNNDQLLVMLVAGELVKIYFRAHALPLLSYASL from the coding sequence TTGCCATTCGTACAACCATACAACGAACAGGAACTACTGCTCCGCATTGCCGCTGGTGACCAGGAGGCTTACCGGCAAATATTTGAAAGCTACTGGGACAAGGTATATGGAATAGGATTGCGCCTCACCAAAAGCCCCGAACTGGCCAAAGACCTCGCCCAGGAAACCTTCATTAAAATTTGGAACAACCGCGATAAGCTGCCGGCCGTCACCAATTTCAGCGCTTTTATTTTCACCGTTTCCCGCCACCTGGTCATAGACCACCTCCGCAAGCATGTATTTACTGCCAGCAATGAGGATTACCTGACTGCCTACTTTAGCGACGATGCCATCTCTCCCCAGGAAAAAACGGAATATAAAGAGCTGGAGAAGCTAATGCACCGGGCCATCGATAACCTGCCCCCGCAGCTGCAGCAGGTATTCAGATTAAGCAGGATTGAAGGCCTTACCCATGCCGAGATAGCCCTGCGCATGAATATTACCCGTATTACGTCAAAATCTTATATGGTGCGGGCGCTGTATGCTATCAGGAAATACCTGGCCCAATATAATAATGACCAGTTGTTGGTGATGCTGGTGGCAGGTGAGCTTGTCAAAATTTATTTTCGAGCGCATGCTCTCCCTCTTCTTTCTTATGCGTCCTTGTAA
- a CDS encoding beta-alanine-activating enzyme beta-propeller domain-containing protein, giving the protein MQKKLLCTILPAICSLLMLAGCTKEETPVFPPSGHIVLITSTFNNNYLYAVDAMHGSLLWRYTFTHPNQPLQSFSSPTVADSLVFIGSHTKRVYAINLFTGIQKWEYQTGDTVLSTPTVSKGVVFVGSGDGKVIALNAVSGTRRWEYATGSKVYSSPTLSGPTVYAGNLNGRIVSVDSAKGTLRWGVNTRGPIYSSPAVVDGVLYVGSFDSSLYAIDTLNGAKKWEFTTAGKIQSSPTVSNGVVYVGSYDNKLYAVDAATGTKLWDFATGYVIASSPVVKDGVVYVGSYDNKLYAIDAATGTQKWAFSTGGLIESSPAVANGLVYTGSRDGYLYAVDAATGIKRWSFKTADRIASSPCVVDATGAVIQSGINGATQ; this is encoded by the coding sequence ATGCAAAAGAAATTATTGTGTACCATCCTGCCGGCCATTTGCAGTTTGCTCATGCTGGCCGGTTGTACAAAAGAGGAGACGCCCGTATTTCCACCCTCGGGCCATATCGTATTGATCACTTCTACTTTCAACAACAACTACCTGTATGCAGTAGACGCCATGCATGGCAGCCTGTTATGGAGATATACTTTCACGCATCCCAATCAGCCTTTACAATCCTTTTCCAGCCCCACCGTGGCCGATAGCCTGGTATTCATAGGCAGCCATACCAAGCGGGTGTACGCCATCAACCTGTTTACAGGTATACAGAAATGGGAATACCAAACGGGCGATACGGTGCTGTCTACCCCCACGGTATCAAAAGGAGTAGTATTTGTTGGCAGCGGCGATGGCAAAGTGATTGCGTTGAATGCCGTGAGCGGCACCCGCCGCTGGGAATATGCCACCGGCAGTAAAGTGTATTCCAGCCCTACCCTGAGTGGCCCTACAGTATATGCAGGCAACCTCAATGGACGGATAGTTTCCGTGGATTCGGCCAAAGGCACACTCAGGTGGGGTGTTAACACACGGGGTCCCATCTATTCCAGCCCTGCTGTAGTGGATGGCGTACTATATGTGGGCAGCTTCGACAGCAGCCTGTATGCTATAGATACCCTCAATGGCGCTAAGAAATGGGAGTTCACCACAGCCGGAAAGATACAGTCCAGTCCCACCGTCAGCAACGGCGTGGTATATGTAGGCAGTTATGATAATAAGCTGTACGCAGTAGATGCCGCTACCGGCACTAAGCTATGGGATTTTGCTACCGGCTATGTGATCGCCTCCAGCCCCGTAGTAAAAGACGGCGTAGTATACGTAGGCAGCTATGACAATAAACTGTATGCCATTGATGCAGCCACGGGCACGCAAAAATGGGCCTTCTCCACAGGCGGCCTTATTGAATCCAGTCCCGCGGTAGCCAATGGCCTGGTATATACCGGCAGCCGTGATGGTTATCTCTATGCAGTAGATGCCGCTACCGGTATAAAACGCTGGTCCTTTAAAACGGCCGACAGGATTGCCAGTTCGCCCTGTGTGGTAGATGCCACAGGCGCTGTTATACAATCCGGAATCAATGGAGCTACCCAATAA
- a CDS encoding FecR family protein: MSKQDLFQELFEKFLNDQKLTPAEINQLRVLVQDERNRALLDQMLASLYEEEIAGPATAESNTRVAFEEVWTKLQTPVPATSSPDTTVINLPSRRPWWQYAAAAILVLTLAAGAWWLFRGNPQAPIVQQNPIPQNDIQPGGNKAVLILADGSKIILENAQNGTLGQQGSTRVVKLANGQLAYEATDNVTPTATLYNTITTPNGGKFYVTLPDGSRVWLNAASSLHYPTAFNGKTREVTLTGEAYFEVEKNAAMPFRVNLNGMQVEVLGTHFNINGYSDETTIKTTLLEGKVKVGSRQSAIDNAATTDLQQSVILSPGQQAAVPISSQYNASSPIMVQTVDVEAVMAWKNGQIQFDGNNIYTVMRMIARWYDVEVEYRGNIPNAHFRGGISSNVPVSQVLDMMEQTGEIHFEISGRKIIVTP; encoded by the coding sequence ATGTCAAAACAGGACCTCTTCCAGGAATTATTCGAAAAGTTCCTCAATGATCAAAAACTAACGCCCGCGGAGATCAATCAATTGAGGGTGCTTGTTCAGGACGAACGCAACCGCGCATTATTGGATCAAATGCTGGCCTCCCTGTATGAAGAGGAGATAGCCGGGCCGGCCACTGCAGAAAGCAATACCCGGGTTGCTTTTGAAGAAGTATGGACAAAGCTGCAGACCCCAGTGCCTGCCACATCATCCCCCGATACTACGGTCATTAACCTGCCATCGCGCCGCCCCTGGTGGCAATATGCCGCCGCTGCTATATTGGTACTTACTTTGGCGGCTGGCGCCTGGTGGTTATTCCGTGGGAATCCGCAGGCCCCGATCGTACAACAAAATCCTATCCCCCAAAACGATATACAGCCGGGCGGCAACAAAGCCGTACTCATCCTGGCAGATGGTTCAAAGATCATCCTGGAGAATGCACAGAATGGTACACTGGGCCAGCAAGGTAGTACCCGGGTAGTCAAGCTGGCCAACGGGCAACTGGCTTATGAAGCAACGGACAACGTGACCCCTACGGCCACTTTGTATAATACTATTACTACTCCCAATGGCGGCAAGTTCTATGTAACCCTGCCGGATGGCAGCCGCGTGTGGCTCAATGCTGCCAGCAGCCTGCATTATCCCACTGCGTTCAATGGCAAGACCAGGGAAGTGACGCTTACCGGTGAAGCTTATTTTGAAGTGGAGAAAAATGCCGCCATGCCTTTCCGTGTCAATCTCAACGGTATGCAGGTAGAAGTGCTGGGCACGCATTTCAATATCAATGGGTATAGTGATGAAACAACGATCAAGACCACCTTGCTGGAAGGGAAGGTGAAGGTCGGCAGTCGGCAATCAGCAATCGATAATGCTGCGACCACTGATCTGCAACAATCTGTAATTCTAAGCCCTGGACAACAAGCCGCTGTACCTATATCCTCCCAATACAATGCATCTTCCCCAATAATGGTTCAGACGGTTGATGTAGAAGCCGTGATGGCCTGGAAGAACGGGCAAATTCAGTTCGATGGGAATAATATCTATACCGTCATGCGCATGATTGCGCGCTGGTATGATGTGGAAGTGGAATACCGGGGCAATATTCCCAATGCGCATTTCAGGGGAGGAATATCCAGCAATGTACCTGTATCGCAGGTGCTGGACATGATGGAACAAACCGGTGAGATCCATTTTGAGATCAGCGGACGGAAGATCATTGTAACACCATAA
- a CDS encoding MBG domain-containing protein, whose amino-acid sequence MRLKLTLLFLLFCATTCVHAQPRKWYWVGGYGSASTSIQTVSNWNSKLGGGTGGTVHPGANNAATSITKGDTLVIDGSNIGFGVVAGTDTIRIPIFTQNEPARIHIINGARVLFHKSTATGTNTLTITPTDPNGSSDGKDIYIDTTSGLNIRHNGLGTGAAVLSLNVKARALIEGNLAITGGVNNRLAVPAGGMIPAVRFAPGSTFRTAVISASAFNNAGAAGSVLFEPGSTLIYDGSYSPEGNSSTVQLLTFMPGSNYIINSSTTGQPGSFFNSKSYGNVIVGDGVKTVTVPAGGSVQIDTLIVRTGSTFTINGSTPTTIKGNLTVDGTLAAAGTQTITFGGNGVRQVVAGNGAITFPNLTVSPAAWVALARNITVTTSAAISGRINFGTFQLTDNGATTATFTTTAGAVLQTANTNGFDPITGSVKMQGSKTYAPRTSYIIDAPTATPFGISTLPDPTPLTVGYLKLNASGQVTTNTSIQIADSLVMQSGLLNIRTSESVELAAGASLKGSNYGPANYIITNVDKTSGAQAIFAYKGIAAPTVVPIGSAANYLPVTFRPDGPVDVTMTVFEGVTDNAAPNGLSLPAAALDTMVNAVWKINRTAGTANCDIALQWTAGLEGTSFKTLALSNIGISSLDANLPAWQTPLGTGLANRTARAILNDLSPLVVTKFAAGMQQVIFDPLPVKTYGDAIFDPAAITNTPAVPITYSSDNQQVAVVSAGKLQIVGAGTATITASQAGATSRTQALTINKALLTIKANDSTMRPNNPITGFSFTYSGFKYADGPAQLTTLPVATSDATVNSPEGVYSLIPGNAQSPNYTFQYVNGVLRLAKDPQSITFASVADKLYGDADFDPGAVASSNLPVRYTSSNPAVAITVDDDRKVRVIGIGITTITASQPGDVSYTTAVSIPRTLRVNKAPLIIQPGDTTKVQGQPNPEFKTIKYTGFVNGEDPSVLTRLPILSTTAVLTSFAGNYPIIASQATAVNYNIVFVPGTLKVSPIDESKDTRQLQAYSNSRNTVRVQIKVTVPGWANILLYDLQGKLVARQKVRLNHAQGVNDFDIPVHYMDPGIYSVQVIGEGWKLQKNIAILP is encoded by the coding sequence ATGCGATTGAAATTGACCCTTCTTTTTTTACTGTTTTGCGCTACCACCTGCGTCCATGCCCAACCCCGTAAGTGGTATTGGGTGGGCGGCTACGGCAGCGCCAGCACCAGTATTCAAACTGTTTCCAACTGGAACTCCAAACTGGGTGGTGGCACTGGGGGCACCGTCCATCCGGGCGCCAACAATGCGGCTACCTCCATCACCAAGGGCGATACCCTGGTGATCGATGGCAGCAATATTGGCTTTGGTGTAGTGGCAGGCACGGACACGATCCGTATTCCCATCTTCACCCAAAATGAACCAGCACGTATCCATATTATCAATGGTGCGCGGGTGCTGTTTCATAAATCCACCGCTACGGGCACCAATACCCTCACCATTACACCCACTGATCCCAATGGATCCAGTGATGGGAAGGATATTTATATTGATACTACTTCTGGTCTTAATATCCGGCATAACGGCCTGGGTACAGGAGCAGCCGTATTATCCCTCAATGTGAAAGCCAGGGCCCTGATAGAAGGCAACCTGGCCATCACAGGCGGTGTCAATAACCGCCTGGCCGTGCCAGCCGGCGGTATGATACCTGCGGTAAGGTTTGCACCTGGCTCCACTTTCCGCACGGCCGTCATCAGTGCATCTGCTTTCAACAATGCAGGGGCTGCCGGATCAGTACTCTTTGAGCCAGGGTCCACGCTCATCTATGATGGCTCGTACTCACCAGAAGGCAATAGCAGCACGGTGCAATTACTGACCTTCATGCCCGGAAGCAATTATATCATCAACAGCAGTACTACCGGCCAGCCTGGCAGCTTCTTTAATTCAAAATCATACGGCAATGTGATCGTAGGCGATGGCGTAAAGACAGTCACTGTGCCAGCAGGCGGCAGCGTTCAGATAGATACCCTCATCGTACGTACGGGCAGCACCTTCACCATCAATGGCAGCACGCCTACCACCATCAAAGGCAACCTGACGGTTGATGGAACCTTAGCTGCGGCCGGCACTCAAACCATAACATTTGGAGGCAATGGAGTAAGGCAGGTAGTTGCAGGCAATGGCGCCATCACGTTTCCCAACCTCACAGTAAGCCCTGCTGCCTGGGTGGCCCTGGCCAGGAATATCACAGTTACTACCAGCGCTGCTATATCCGGGCGCATTAATTTCGGGACCTTCCAGCTTACAGATAATGGGGCTACCACTGCCACCTTTACTACCACAGCAGGAGCGGTATTGCAAACAGCCAATACCAATGGTTTTGATCCAATCACCGGCTCTGTAAAGATGCAGGGCAGTAAGACTTATGCGCCACGCACCAGTTACATCATTGACGCTCCCACCGCAACCCCATTTGGCATCAGTACCCTCCCCGATCCTACCCCATTAACAGTGGGTTATCTGAAACTGAATGCCAGCGGACAGGTAACCACCAATACCAGTATACAAATTGCCGATAGCCTGGTGATGCAATCAGGCCTGTTGAATATCCGTACGTCCGAATCGGTGGAACTTGCTGCCGGTGCTTCCCTGAAAGGCAGCAATTATGGTCCGGCCAATTATATAATAACCAATGTAGACAAGACAAGTGGGGCGCAGGCTATTTTCGCTTATAAAGGTATTGCGGCTCCCACAGTGGTGCCTATTGGCAGTGCTGCCAACTACCTGCCCGTCACTTTCCGTCCGGATGGTCCGGTGGATGTGACCATGACGGTATTTGAAGGGGTCACAGACAATGCAGCACCCAATGGTCTTTCACTACCTGCTGCTGCACTGGACACCATGGTGAATGCAGTATGGAAGATCAATCGTACAGCTGGAACTGCTAATTGCGACATCGCCCTGCAATGGACGGCAGGCCTGGAAGGTACCAGCTTCAAAACACTGGCGCTTTCCAATATCGGCATATCATCACTCGATGCCAACCTGCCCGCATGGCAAACACCATTGGGAACCGGCCTGGCCAATCGGACTGCGCGAGCTATCCTGAATGACCTATCCCCCCTGGTAGTCACCAAATTTGCCGCAGGCATGCAGCAGGTGATCTTTGATCCCCTGCCGGTTAAAACCTATGGCGATGCCATTTTTGACCCCGCCGCTATTACCAACACCCCCGCTGTTCCAATTACCTATAGCAGCGACAACCAGCAGGTAGCCGTGGTTTCAGCAGGCAAGTTGCAAATTGTAGGAGCCGGTACGGCAACGATCACCGCTTCCCAGGCCGGCGCCACTTCCCGTACACAAGCACTTACTATTAATAAAGCCTTGTTAACCATTAAGGCCAATGACAGCACCATGCGGCCCAATAATCCCATCACCGGATTTAGCTTTACCTACAGTGGGTTTAAATACGCAGACGGTCCTGCCCAATTAACCACCTTACCCGTTGCTACATCCGATGCAACGGTCAATTCACCGGAAGGAGTATATTCCCTGATACCCGGCAATGCCCAATCACCCAACTATACTTTCCAATATGTGAATGGCGTGCTGAGGCTGGCCAAGGATCCGCAATCGATCACTTTTGCTTCGGTAGCTGATAAGCTGTATGGTGATGCGGATTTTGATCCCGGCGCGGTAGCTTCCAGTAACCTGCCCGTCCGGTACACCAGCTCCAATCCCGCAGTAGCGATCACGGTTGACGATGACCGTAAAGTGCGTGTAATAGGTATCGGCATTACCACCATTACCGCTTCCCAGCCAGGTGATGTAAGTTATACAACGGCTGTGAGCATCCCCCGCACCCTTCGGGTGAATAAAGCGCCGCTTATTATTCAGCCAGGGGATACTACCAAGGTCCAGGGCCAACCGAATCCCGAATTCAAAACCATTAAATACACAGGGTTTGTGAATGGAGAAGACCCTTCGGTACTTACCCGCCTGCCCATTCTCAGCACCACGGCAGTATTGACTTCCTTTGCCGGTAATTATCCCATTATAGCCAGCCAGGCCACGGCTGTCAATTACAATATTGTTTTTGTTCCTGGTACATTAAAAGTAAGCCCCATTGACGAGAGCAAGGATACCCGCCAGCTGCAGGCTTATTCCAATAGCCGCAATACCGTAAGGGTACAAATCAAAGTGACCGTACCGGGATGGGCCAATATCCTGCTGTACGATTTACAGGGCAAATTGGTAGCCCGCCAGAAAGTGAGGCTCAACCATGCCCAGGGCGTCAATGATTTCGACATCCCTGTTCATTACATGGACCCGGGTATTTATTCCGTGCAGGTGATCGGTGAAGGATGGAAACTGCAAAAGAATATTGCCATCCTCCCCTAA
- a CDS encoding PLDc N-terminal domain-containing protein encodes MFPFLSNNFYYITGALQLICVLHCIKKGNQNKWIWIIVFLPVIGSIVYIFSEIFTGREVSQVQSGISSLINPSGTVRKLEENLRFSDTFNNRIMLADAYLATGQTDKAVALYESSYTGAFTENEHLLKQLIIAYSQQQRYTEVIQKAQKLYKTPQFARSQAHLLYAMALEHTGNIAQAEKEFKLMNVRYSHFEARYQYGLFLQRGHQQQEAKAIFTALVDEASHLSSRERSSNRVWINKAKEALK; translated from the coding sequence ATGTTCCCTTTTCTAAGTAATAATTTTTATTATATCACCGGTGCACTGCAGCTTATATGCGTGCTCCATTGTATCAAAAAAGGCAACCAGAATAAGTGGATATGGATCATTGTGTTTTTGCCCGTGATAGGCAGTATCGTCTACATCTTTTCCGAAATATTTACAGGCCGTGAAGTAAGTCAGGTGCAATCAGGCATCAGTTCCCTGATCAATCCATCCGGCACAGTACGTAAATTGGAAGAAAACCTTCGTTTCTCCGACACCTTCAACAACCGTATTATGCTGGCCGACGCCTACCTGGCTACCGGGCAAACGGATAAAGCCGTGGCATTGTATGAAAGCAGTTATACAGGCGCTTTTACAGAAAATGAACACCTGCTCAAGCAGCTCATCATTGCTTATTCGCAACAGCAACGTTATACGGAAGTAATACAAAAAGCACAGAAGTTATATAAAACACCGCAGTTTGCCCGCTCCCAGGCGCATCTCCTGTATGCCATGGCGCTGGAGCATACAGGCAATATAGCCCAGGCAGAAAAAGAATTTAAGCTCATGAATGTGCGCTACTCGCATTTTGAAGCACGCTATCAGTATGGCTTGTTCCTGCAAAGGGGCCATCAACAGCAGGAAGCAAAAGCTATCTTCACAGCCCTCGTAGACGAAGCAAGCCATCTCAGCTCCCGCGAGCGAAGCAGCAACCGGGTGTGGATCAATAAAGCCAAAGAAGCATTAAAGTGA
- a CDS encoding MFS transporter, translating into MTQSPEKISLSRLRAIVGGAIGNLVEWYDWYAYSAFALYFSASFFPAGNATAQLLNTAGVFALGFLMRPIGGWLFGHIADKSGRKKSMTWSVLLMSFGSLLIAFTPTYETIGILAPVVLLVARLLQGLSVGGEYGVSATYLSEMASRNRRGFYSSFQYVTLIGGQLIALGIQLILQSQLSDAQLHAWGWRIPFIIGAVLSVIALYLRSSLQETPSFALQQTKQKEQKGTIRELLKHPRAILTVVGLTLGGTLAFYTYTTYMQKFLVNTVHLTKEQSTMLSFISLLLFALLQPFLGALSDRIGRRPLLIGFGVLGVICTVPLLTALSHTSSLWIAFLLLMAALIIVSGYTSINAVVKAELFPAEVRALGVGLPYALTVAIFGGSAEYIALWLKKIGHESWFYWYITGCIGISLLVYVLMRDTKHSSKLNEEIS; encoded by the coding sequence ATGACGCAATCACCTGAGAAAATATCACTGTCCAGGCTAAGGGCCATTGTTGGAGGTGCTATCGGCAACCTTGTGGAATGGTATGACTGGTATGCTTATTCTGCTTTTGCCTTGTATTTTTCTGCTTCTTTTTTTCCTGCCGGCAACGCTACTGCCCAACTGCTGAATACAGCGGGTGTGTTTGCCCTGGGTTTCCTGATGCGCCCGATCGGGGGATGGCTGTTCGGTCATATAGCTGATAAATCGGGGCGGAAGAAATCCATGACCTGGTCGGTGCTGCTCATGTCGTTTGGATCATTGCTGATCGCTTTTACGCCCACTTATGAAACCATTGGTATCCTGGCGCCGGTGGTATTGCTGGTAGCGCGGTTGCTGCAGGGATTGAGTGTGGGCGGGGAATACGGTGTATCGGCCACCTACCTGAGTGAAATGGCCAGCCGTAACCGGCGGGGCTTTTATTCCAGCTTTCAGTATGTAACACTCATAGGCGGTCAGTTGATCGCATTGGGTATACAGCTTATATTACAAAGCCAGTTGTCTGATGCGCAGTTGCATGCCTGGGGATGGCGTATTCCATTTATTATTGGCGCTGTCTTATCGGTGATCGCACTTTACCTGCGCAGCAGTTTGCAGGAAACACCTTCCTTTGCTTTGCAGCAAACGAAGCAAAAAGAACAAAAAGGTACGATCCGTGAATTGCTCAAACATCCCAGGGCTATCCTTACGGTGGTAGGGTTAACACTGGGTGGTACGCTGGCCTTTTATACGTACACTACCTACATGCAGAAATTCCTGGTCAATACAGTACACCTTACCAAGGAACAATCTACCATGCTCTCCTTTATTTCTTTGTTGTTGTTTGCTTTGTTGCAGCCTTTCCTGGGCGCATTATCTGATAGGATAGGGCGGAGGCCATTGCTGATAGGATTTGGGGTACTGGGCGTTATTTGTACGGTACCCTTGCTTACGGCCTTAAGTCATACCAGTTCCTTATGGATCGCCTTCCTGCTATTGATGGCCGCCCTGATCATTGTAAGCGGCTATACCAGCATCAATGCAGTGGTGAAGGCGGAGTTGTTCCCGGCCGAAGTACGTGCACTGGGTGTGGGCCTGCCTTATGCCCTTACCGTAGCTATTTTTGGCGGCAGTGCGGAGTACATCGCGCTTTGGTTAAAAAAGATAGGCCACGAATCCTGGTTTTACTGGTATATCACGGGCTGTATTGGTATCTCGCTGTTGGTGTATGTGCTGATGAGAGATACGAAGCATTCCTCGAAACTCAATGAAGAGATAAGTTAA
- a CDS encoding LLM class flavin-dependent oxidoreductase, which produces MELGIDSFAAEMTGQNGTARNNTIAMAQLLERMEHADKVGLDVFGIGEHHRKDFLDSAPALILTAAAARTSKIRLTSAVTVLSAADPVRVFQEYATLDLISQGRAEMVVGRGSFTDAFPLFGLNLRDYDELFSEKLDLLLNINKNEFVTWSGKFRPALKNQPVYPRPVQEPLPIWLGVGGTPESFIRAGMLGLPLMVAIIGGETHRFRPLIDLYRQAGKQAGFTPDQLKVGIHSLGYVSNTTEQAIDEFYPGYAASMTNIGKERGWPPMTRGRFEAQMGAEGALLIGSPEEVAEKIIRHSEALGGVTRFTFQMDTASLLHEKLMQSIELIGTKVAPLVNA; this is translated from the coding sequence ATGGAGTTAGGAATAGACAGTTTTGCTGCCGAAATGACCGGACAGAACGGTACAGCCAGAAACAATACGATCGCTATGGCGCAGTTGCTCGAGCGCATGGAGCATGCTGATAAAGTAGGCCTGGATGTATTCGGTATCGGAGAGCACCACCGCAAGGATTTCCTCGATTCGGCGCCCGCACTGATCTTAACAGCCGCCGCGGCCCGTACCTCAAAGATCAGGCTTACCAGCGCTGTAACGGTGTTGAGTGCTGCCGACCCGGTAAGGGTATTCCAGGAATATGCCACCCTCGACCTGATATCACAGGGGCGTGCTGAAATGGTGGTAGGCCGTGGGTCTTTCACCGACGCCTTTCCGTTGTTTGGACTTAACCTGCGCGATTATGATGAGCTGTTCAGTGAAAAGCTCGATCTGTTACTCAATATCAATAAGAATGAGTTCGTAACCTGGTCCGGGAAATTCCGCCCGGCCTTGAAGAACCAGCCTGTATACCCCAGACCGGTGCAGGAGCCTTTGCCTATCTGGCTCGGTGTAGGGGGAACCCCTGAATCATTTATCCGTGCCGGTATGCTGGGTCTTCCGCTCATGGTGGCGATCATCGGAGGTGAAACGCACCGTTTCCGTCCGTTAATAGATCTGTACAGGCAGGCCGGAAAACAGGCAGGTTTTACACCGGATCAATTGAAGGTGGGCATTCACTCGCTGGGCTATGTGTCGAACACTACTGAGCAGGCTATTGATGAATTTTATCCCGGTTACGCCGCCAGCATGACCAATATCGGAAAAGAGCGTGGCTGGCCACCCATGACCAGGGGGCGTTTTGAGGCGCAAATGGGCGCAGAAGGAGCCTTGCTGATCGGCAGCCCTGAAGAAGTAGCTGAGAAGATAATAAGGCATAGTGAGGCCCTGGGCGGCGTTACCAGGTTCACCTTCCAGATGGATACGGCATCCCTGTTACACGAAAAGCTAATGCAGTCTATTGAGTTGATAGGTACAAAGGTGGCGCCGTTGGTGAATGCTTAG